One genomic segment of Marinitoga piezophila KA3 includes these proteins:
- a CDS encoding DUF1987 domain-containing protein, protein MEKLYIKPTKSTPEINFDPEKRKLSIRGESYPENSFEFYNPIFKWLEDFFNEISDEEVIFEFEISYLNTSSTKSIMFILDILEEAYEENKKIKINWYYDEDNEFSYEIAENFMEDLNIPFEMIKK, encoded by the coding sequence ATGGAAAAATTATATATTAAACCAACAAAATCTACACCTGAAATAAATTTTGATCCAGAAAAAAGGAAATTATCTATACGTGGTGAATCTTATCCGGAAAATTCTTTTGAATTTTATAATCCAATATTTAAATGGTTAGAAGATTTTTTTAATGAAATTTCTGATGAAGAAGTAATTTTTGAATTTGAAATTAGTTATTTAAATACAAGCAGCACAAAATCTATAATGTTTATATTAGATATACTTGAAGAAGCTTATGAAGAAAATAAAAAAATAAAAATAAACTGGTATTATGATGAAGATAATGAATTTTCATATGAAATTGCAGAAAATTTTATGGAGGATTTAAATATTCCATTTGAAATGATAAAAAAGTAA
- a CDS encoding MgtC/SapB family protein, with amino-acid sequence MILTYDVILKIFFATIAGAAIGYNREKINRPAGIRTHALLSLGSCILTILSIYVFFDPVTKMGDPGRIAAQIVSGIGFLGAGTILKNGNKVKGLTTAATLWVAASIGMTFGAGEYFIGFSALIATLIILYVNKFSKHLTDETTIEITVKDNKTIKRILDILNNNEDLILKNVDFSQKNDGLLYFIFKGIEPKVLSKLQKQLAYLEGIENINIIDEH; translated from the coding sequence ATGATTTTAACATATGATGTAATATTAAAAATATTCTTTGCAACAATTGCCGGAGCAGCAATTGGATATAATCGTGAAAAAATAAATAGACCAGCAGGAATTAGAACACATGCTTTATTATCTCTCGGATCATGTATTCTTACAATACTTTCAATCTATGTATTTTTTGATCCGGTAACAAAAATGGGAGATCCTGGAAGAATAGCAGCTCAAATCGTTTCGGGAATAGGTTTTTTGGGAGCAGGTACTATCTTAAAGAATGGAAATAAAGTAAAAGGTCTTACAACAGCTGCTACATTGTGGGTTGCAGCATCAATTGGAATGACATTTGGTGCAGGAGAATATTTTATAGGATTTTCGGCGTTAATAGCAACATTAATTATTCTATACGTTAATAAATTTTCAAAACACCTAACAGACGAAACAACTATTGAAATTACTGTAAAAGATAATAAAACTATAAAAAGAATACTTGATATATTAAACAATAATGAAGATCTAATTTTAAAGAATGTAGATTTTTCTCAAAAAAATGATGGTTTGTTGTATTTTATATTCAAAGGGATTGAACCAAAAGTATTATCCAAACTTCAGAAACAACTGGCATATTTAGAAGGAATAGAAAATATAAATATAATTGACGAACATTAA
- a CDS encoding GGDEF domain-containing protein yields MEILNHAKQILKDEQITFEKLKEEYKYLIEKYEKLLKEVVKITNISDIQGNYLHKLKDELLISNKKLKNLSERDKLTNLYNRLKFDKVISQEIEYAKRYNRIFSLVLCDIDYFKNINDTYGHNFGDEVLVAFSKLLIQNLRKIDYVFRWGGDEFIILLPETNKFEAHKVAEKLKRKILQDKFLKKINLTASFGVEEYKKGLSIDEVIELADKALYKSKENGRNMIS; encoded by the coding sequence ATGGAAATATTAAATCACGCTAAACAAATACTAAAAGATGAACAAATAACTTTTGAGAAATTAAAAGAGGAATATAAATATCTAATTGAAAAATATGAAAAATTACTAAAAGAGGTTGTAAAGATAACCAATATTTCTGATATTCAGGGAAACTATTTACACAAACTAAAAGATGAGCTATTAATTTCAAATAAAAAATTGAAAAATTTATCTGAAAGAGATAAATTGACAAATTTATATAATCGATTAAAATTTGATAAAGTAATCTCTCAGGAGATAGAATATGCTAAAAGGTATAATCGTATTTTTTCATTAGTTTTGTGTGATATTGATTATTTTAAAAATATTAATGATACCTATGGTCATAACTTTGGAGACGAAGTTTTAGTAGCGTTTTCAAAGCTTTTAATTCAAAATTTAAGAAAAATTGATTATGTTTTTAGATGGGGCGGAGATGAATTTATTATCCTTTTGCCGGAAACAAATAAATTTGAAGCACATAAAGTTGCTGAAAAACTAAAAAGAAAAATTTTGCAAGATAAATTTCTGAAAAAGATTAATTTAACAGCTAGCTTTGGAGTTGAAGAATATAAAAAGGGTTTGAGTATAGATGAGGTTATTGAATTGGCAGACAAAGCTTTATATAAATCTAAAGAAAATGGGAGAAATATGATTTCTTAA
- a CDS encoding cache domain-containing protein, which translates to MAISDFKKNRLLSLALIISFIIITTISVISAVYYYNTNLNKSQDYIKSENSVISTFIDDYFTELIHIIETFANDKDFINGGFSKESEKKVLETLRNYRNANKNIEFIYTGYKNKKIIIDNWEVPEDYDPTIRPWYTEGLKDPNSVYIGTPYREYTSKQWLISTGKALIKDGEVVGVLSADCSIKDFVNLINSELSYKTGQSFVINKDGMVILHKDLEYINKKLFNDLSEFKGNNGIIKSTFNSKKYYIAYTRLPSTGWYVITMVEASEITSPVIKGVSLYSVVLLTLLIAFLYIQNIVYSNLKLKKTLEEKNKVLEKTNRKLTDSINYARHIQNSILPSENSLKNYFEDIFVFWNPANGVGGDFYWFKQNDDGSYYLAIVDCTGHGVPGALMTMTVNSILNRITEDFNHLSLSEILNRLNLIFKKTLNSNKKDFRMDDGLEIGICHIIPDENRLLYAGAGISLYYTNNGEVTRIKGKNIGIGYKRSKTHYDFEEISIDIEKNMNFYLATDGFEDQNDPQNKRFGRKKFIQLLREIQIYPMEKQKEILQKALYEHMNGEEQRDDITILGFKLR; encoded by the coding sequence ATGGCTATAAGTGATTTTAAAAAAAATAGACTGCTTAGTTTAGCTTTGATTATTTCATTTATAATTATTACAACTATCAGCGTTATTTCTGCTGTATATTATTACAATACAAATTTAAATAAATCACAGGATTATATTAAAAGTGAAAATTCTGTAATCTCAACATTTATTGATGATTACTTTACTGAATTAATACATATCATTGAAACATTTGCCAATGATAAAGATTTTATTAATGGCGGTTTTTCTAAGGAAAGTGAGAAAAAAGTTTTGGAAACATTAAGAAATTATAGAAACGCAAATAAAAATATTGAGTTTATATATACTGGATACAAAAATAAAAAAATAATCATTGATAATTGGGAAGTTCCTGAAGACTATGATCCAACTATAAGGCCGTGGTATACAGAAGGTCTTAAAGATCCGAATTCGGTGTATATTGGAACACCATATAGAGAATATACAAGCAAACAATGGTTAATTTCAACAGGAAAGGCTCTGATAAAAGATGGAGAAGTTGTAGGTGTCCTTTCTGCCGATTGTTCAATAAAAGATTTTGTAAATCTTATTAACAGTGAATTAAGCTATAAAACAGGACAATCTTTTGTAATAAATAAAGATGGAATGGTTATCTTACATAAAGATCTTGAATATATAAATAAAAAATTATTTAATGATTTAAGTGAATTTAAAGGAAATAATGGAATTATTAAATCAACTTTTAATTCGAAAAAATATTATATTGCCTACACAAGATTGCCTTCAACAGGATGGTATGTTATTACAATGGTTGAAGCTTCGGAAATTACTTCGCCTGTTATAAAGGGTGTGAGTTTGTATTCAGTAGTTCTATTGACATTATTAATAGCATTCTTATATATTCAAAATATAGTATATTCTAATTTAAAATTAAAAAAGACTCTTGAAGAAAAGAATAAAGTTCTTGAAAAAACTAATAGAAAATTAACTGATAGTATAAATTATGCCAGGCATATTCAAAATTCAATTCTTCCATCTGAAAATAGTTTAAAAAATTATTTTGAAGATATTTTTGTTTTCTGGAATCCAGCAAATGGTGTTGGTGGCGATTTTTATTGGTTTAAACAAAATGATGACGGATCATATTATCTTGCAATAGTTGATTGTACTGGACATGGAGTTCCAGGTGCATTGATGACAATGACAGTAAATTCCATTTTAAATAGAATAACAGAAGATTTTAATCATTTATCCCTTTCAGAAATACTTAATAGATTAAATCTCATATTTAAAAAAACATTAAATTCAAATAAAAAGGATTTTAGAATGGACGATGGTTTAGAAATTGGTATCTGTCATATAATTCCTGATGAAAACAGATTATTATATGCCGGTGCCGGGATATCTTTATATTATACTAATAATGGAGAAGTAACAAGAATAAAAGGGAAAAATATTGGAATAGGATATAAAAGATCAAAAACACATTATGATTTTGAAGAGATATCGATAGATATAGAAAAAAATATGAATTTTTATCTAGCAACTGATGGATTTGAAGATCAAAATGATCCACAAAATAAGAGATTTGGAAGAAAGAAATTTATACAGTTGCTTCGTGAAATACAAATATATCCAATGGAAAAACAAAAGGAAATATTACAAAAAGCATTATATGAACATATGAATGGAGAAGAACAGCGAGATGATATAACCATTTTAGGGTTTAAATTGAGGTGA
- a CDS encoding serine dehydratase subunit alpha family protein, with protein sequence MLKEILFDQVKPAYGCTEPIAVALAVAAAKKHFEGEVERIEVELDKNTYKNGLEVNIPGTPFIGLEIAAALSYTCGDASLGLEVLKNVNQKCIDESHKYLGKVKIKVNKDFNGLKVNCVLRGKSNVQVIIEGKHDNIVHIEKDGTPILDKPFEPGGTLLDKIKDYSIDEILDFIEDFDEDIRELLEKAIEMNTGIAERGLKNPQNFGNVLDYEPVNIVQAAVDARMSGELMPVMTVAGSGNQGLSCTLPVIEIGKKYDNEKVLKAILLSMLVTIYIKAYTGVLTPICGAGSIAPAGAAAGIVYLKGGNRDQIKNAINNVLSTLFGLTCDGAKKGCALKAGTGSFTALQSAQLALNNINIPCGNGIAADDVEETIKRVGILTTSIKKFDEDVLDFIGKC encoded by the coding sequence ATGTTAAAAGAAATACTTTTCGATCAGGTTAAACCCGCATACGGCTGTACAGAACCTATTGCTGTTGCTTTGGCCGTTGCAGCTGCTAAAAAACATTTTGAAGGCGAAGTTGAAAGGATAGAAGTAGAACTTGATAAAAATACATATAAAAACGGTCTTGAAGTAAATATTCCTGGAACTCCATTTATAGGTTTGGAAATTGCAGCTGCATTATCTTACACATGTGGCGATGCAAGTTTAGGCCTTGAAGTTTTAAAGAATGTTAATCAGAAATGCATAGATGAATCGCATAAATATCTTGGAAAAGTAAAGATTAAGGTGAATAAGGATTTTAATGGTTTAAAGGTTAATTGTGTTTTAAGAGGAAAAAGCAATGTTCAGGTAATTATTGAAGGAAAACATGATAATATCGTTCACATAGAAAAAGACGGGACACCTATTTTAGATAAACCTTTTGAACCTGGTGGAACTTTACTTGATAAAATTAAGGATTATTCAATTGATGAAATTTTGGATTTTATTGAAGATTTTGATGAAGATATTAGAGAATTACTTGAAAAAGCTATTGAAATGAATACTGGTATTGCAGAAAGAGGTTTAAAAAATCCTCAAAATTTCGGAAATGTACTTGATTATGAACCGGTAAATATTGTTCAGGCTGCTGTTGATGCAAGAATGAGTGGTGAGTTAATGCCTGTAATGACTGTTGCAGGAAGTGGCAATCAAGGATTATCCTGTACATTACCTGTAATTGAAATTGGAAAAAAATATGATAATGAAAAAGTATTAAAAGCTATATTATTAAGCATGTTAGTGACTATCTATATAAAAGCATATACAGGAGTTTTAACTCCAATTTGTGGTGCAGGTTCTATTGCGCCAGCTGGTGCTGCTGCAGGTATAGTTTATCTAAAAGGAGGAAATCGTGATCAGATAAAAAACGCTATTAATAATGTTCTCTCTACATTATTTGGTTTAACCTGCGATGGAGCTAAAAAAGGCTGTGCGCTAAAAGCAGGAACTGGAAGTTTTACGGCACTTCAAAGTGCTCAACTTGCATTAAATAATATAAATATTCCGTGTGGTAACGGAATAGCTGCAGACGATGTTGAAGAAACTATTAAAAGAGTTGGAATTTTAACAACTTCTATTAAGAAGTTTGACGAAGATGTTTTAGATTTTATCGGAAAATGCTAA
- the acpS gene encoding holo-ACP synthase — protein sequence MIKGIGVDIVEIDRISQGLEKKVLHDKELEILEKFNGERRKKEFVAGRFSLKESLIKAFGEYIPLKKIAILNNEIGKPYIIEESKEYLFKKFGKKNIHISISHEKHYVVTMVVIEEVE from the coding sequence ATGATCAAAGGAATAGGTGTTGATATCGTTGAAATTGATAGAATTTCTCAAGGCTTAGAGAAAAAAGTATTGCATGATAAAGAATTGGAAATCCTTGAAAAATTTAATGGAGAACGACGAAAAAAAGAATTTGTTGCCGGGAGATTCTCTTTAAAAGAATCTCTTATTAAAGCATTTGGAGAATATATTCCATTAAAAAAAATTGCTATTTTAAATAATGAAATTGGTAAGCCTTATATAATTGAAGAATCAAAAGAGTATCTATTCAAAAAATTTGGCAAAAAGAATATACATATATCTATTTCTCATGAAAAACATTACGTTGTAACTATGGTAGTTATAGAAGAGGTGGAATAA
- a CDS encoding SiaB family protein kinase: MNPKKILELKNKITENNVIISFIGPFSQGIIEEIGSALREHLKNDPDLSVGSNNVFSVFIEQSQNIKNYERILSKEDINKVHLDSILLVGKDGENYFICSGNAIREEHINGVKKRLDEINSLEKSEIKKLYKKKLRESINSNTGGAGLGFLEMARHSKGKLEYEFIKLENNFYYFILIVKI, encoded by the coding sequence TTGAATCCAAAAAAGATTTTAGAATTGAAAAACAAAATTACAGAAAATAATGTAATAATTAGTTTTATAGGACCTTTTTCGCAGGGTATTATAGAAGAAATTGGAAGTGCGTTACGAGAACATTTAAAAAATGATCCTGATCTGAGTGTAGGATCAAATAATGTTTTCTCAGTATTTATTGAACAAAGCCAGAATATAAAAAACTATGAACGTATTCTTTCAAAAGAGGATATTAATAAAGTTCATCTTGATTCTATTTTATTAGTAGGTAAAGATGGTGAAAATTATTTTATTTGTTCAGGAAATGCAATAAGAGAAGAGCATATAAATGGAGTAAAAAAAAGATTGGATGAGATTAATTCTCTTGAAAAGTCTGAAATAAAAAAATTATATAAAAAGAAATTACGCGAGAGTATAAATAGTAATACTGGTGGGGCTGGATTGGGTTTTTTGGAAATGGCAAGACATTCAAAAGGAAAATTAGAGTATGAATTCATAAAACTTGAAAATAATTTTTATTATTTCATACTAATAGTAAAAATATAG
- a CDS encoding DMT family transporter: MIRLHYWLAVVSAFSSSITSVLGKFSYTLGATVTQILFLRFFFSFLIALVLFMGFGYKFKFKKFFIFGSLGIVNYGIAAYSFFLGLQYLSPAYATVVYFTNPIFVSLLQTKTTNRKLNFYNAVAVGLSFAGVLIANMGEKAFLQNESLIFGTIMVLFAAFVNALFVVTVSENIKTKYPNPLENSFYTFLGTFIYYFILMSITNGFETLSSKFLLSGFLLAVFATFVPLTLNYFALKKLQSHTLALLMPLELIFASVLSAIFLSEQFNVLKVLGFLMVASAPIIDITSIESQESNF, encoded by the coding sequence GTGATCAGGTTGCATTATTGGTTAGCTGTAGTCTCAGCATTTTCATCATCTATAACGTCTGTATTAGGTAAATTTTCCTATACTTTAGGTGCTACTGTTACGCAAATCCTATTTTTAAGATTCTTTTTTTCTTTTTTAATTGCTCTTGTTTTATTTATGGGGTTTGGGTATAAGTTTAAATTTAAAAAATTTTTTATTTTTGGCAGTTTAGGAATTGTTAATTATGGAATAGCTGCCTATTCATTTTTTTTGGGACTTCAATATCTAAGCCCAGCTTATGCAACTGTAGTATATTTCACCAACCCTATTTTTGTTTCTCTATTACAAACGAAAACTACTAATAGAAAGCTCAACTTTTATAATGCAGTTGCGGTAGGCTTATCTTTTGCAGGAGTTTTAATTGCCAATATGGGTGAAAAAGCATTTTTGCAAAATGAAAGCCTGATTTTTGGAACTATAATGGTTTTATTTGCTGCTTTTGTAAACGCTCTTTTTGTAGTTACTGTAAGTGAAAATATAAAAACAAAATATCCAAATCCTCTGGAAAATAGTTTTTACACTTTTTTAGGAACATTTATTTATTACTTTATTTTAATGTCAATTACCAACGGTTTTGAAACTTTAAGTTCCAAATTCTTATTATCAGGATTTTTATTGGCAGTTTTTGCAACATTTGTACCATTAACTTTAAATTATTTCGCACTTAAAAAATTACAATCTCACACTTTAGCCTTATTAATGCCTTTAGAATTAATTTTTGCTTCGGTTTTATCTGCAATTTTTTTATCAGAACAATTTAATGTTTTAAAAGTTTTAGGCTTTTTAATGGTTGCTTCTGCTCCAATTATAGACATTACCTCTATTGAATCACAGGAATCCAATTTTTAA
- a CDS encoding response regulator, with translation MAKILIVEDNIVVRKDLKKIIESLGHTVIGELEDSNNLVNLYQKLQPDIITLDLVLKKSNGLDALKKLKKNFPDSKVIIISVTNNKKEIFDALNFGADYFIIKPITEEKLRKALNKIFISPNKVSKIRNLYKKQDEEDIVEVYNIDGVLKIYIKKPISGRVLEKINKVVDGLLIIKPLKIVFTYFDNEHNIFALKKSLNDIMLKIKRHGGDVDIEI, from the coding sequence ATGGCCAAAATATTAATTGTTGAAGATAATATAGTTGTAAGAAAAGACTTAAAGAAAATTATTGAAAGTCTTGGCCATACAGTAATTGGCGAATTAGAAGATAGTAATAATTTAGTTAATTTGTATCAAAAGTTACAACCGGATATAATAACCCTGGATCTGGTTTTGAAAAAGAGCAATGGATTAGATGCATTAAAAAAACTTAAAAAAAATTTCCCGGATTCAAAAGTAATAATTATTAGTGTTACAAATAATAAAAAAGAAATTTTTGATGCTTTAAATTTCGGTGCTGATTATTTTATCATAAAACCAATCACCGAAGAAAAATTAAGAAAAGCACTTAATAAAATCTTTATTTCACCAAATAAAGTTTCTAAAATAAGGAATTTGTACAAAAAACAGGATGAAGAAGATATAGTTGAAGTTTACAATATAGATGGAGTTTTAAAGATATATATAAAAAAACCAATAAGCGGGAGAGTTCTTGAAAAGATAAATAAGGTAGTTGATGGGCTTCTAATAATAAAACCTCTAAAGATTGTATTTACGTACTTTGATAATGAACATAACATATTTGCATTAAAAAAATCGTTAAATGATATAATGTTAAAAATAAAGCGACATGGTGGCGATGTCGATATTGAAATATAA
- a CDS encoding ATP-binding protein: MKNMSENIFFNEINNLKEHEEFIKKDISYEELKSHYNDLIKSYKRLLKQTQKISKISDINHRLLNETKTHLKLLLDNSEEGFLAFGKDFLVYNEYSHECLNIFNMEDISKKNIFELLFEKDYDIEKRIFEHIFEDSEKEDVYLELLPQEIKRKDKILKVRYKIIYMNSEKRIMCIIKDITEKKQLEKNLEMEKNNNKMLLNVIIYKDLVKKYIDDYLQYVTSKIYEDIELYTIEKFISEFYRKIHTYKGIFLQWNMLKFGKELDKLENEINILKESNIKSKAEIISFIKKKKMDTYLMYELDLIKKVLGKEFLNNEMIWVDKKKILSLEEYVQKSIPEDQAEYILKELKRLYYKDFNNLFNMYKNYTIDLAEKFEKKIDNFIVEVDDNILFDPEIFYNFNKSLIHIFRNIIVHGIEYPQERSILGKSYGGNIYCKVYTENNEIHIKISDDGKGIDKQKLKEKAEKENIKEKDILNLIFRDGITTKENPDEYGGKGVGLSAVKEEIEKLNGKILVYSEENKGTTFEFILPENF, encoded by the coding sequence ATGAAAAATATGTCTGAAAATATCTTTTTTAATGAAATTAATAACTTAAAAGAACATGAAGAATTTATCAAAAAAGATATTTCATATGAAGAATTAAAATCACATTATAATGATCTAATAAAGAGTTATAAACGCTTATTAAAACAAACACAAAAAATTTCAAAAATAAGCGATATTAATCATAGATTACTTAATGAAACCAAAACGCATCTGAAATTACTTCTGGATAATTCAGAAGAAGGATTTCTTGCATTTGGGAAGGATTTTTTAGTTTACAATGAATATAGTCACGAATGTTTGAATATTTTTAACATGGAAGATATTTCAAAAAAAAATATATTCGAGTTACTCTTTGAAAAGGATTATGACATAGAAAAAAGAATTTTTGAACATATTTTTGAAGATTCGGAAAAGGAAGATGTTTATTTAGAACTTTTACCGCAGGAAATAAAAAGAAAAGATAAAATTTTAAAGGTTAGATATAAGATTATATATATGAATTCTGAAAAAAGAATTATGTGTATAATAAAAGACATAACTGAAAAAAAACAGCTGGAAAAAAATCTCGAAATGGAAAAAAATAACAATAAAATGTTATTAAATGTGATAATATATAAAGATTTAGTAAAAAAATACATAGACGATTATCTTCAATATGTTACTTCTAAAATATATGAAGATATAGAATTATATACCATTGAAAAATTTATATCAGAATTTTATAGAAAAATTCATACATATAAAGGAATATTTTTACAATGGAATATGTTGAAATTTGGTAAAGAATTGGATAAACTTGAAAATGAGATAAATATATTAAAAGAATCAAACATCAAGAGTAAAGCTGAAATAATATCTTTTATTAAAAAGAAAAAAATGGATACATATTTAATGTATGAACTGGATCTAATAAAAAAAGTATTGGGTAAAGAATTTCTAAATAATGAGATGATCTGGGTTGATAAAAAGAAGATACTTTCCTTAGAAGAATATGTACAAAAGAGTATTCCAGAAGATCAGGCAGAATATATATTAAAAGAATTAAAAAGATTATATTATAAAGATTTCAACAATCTTTTTAATATGTATAAAAACTATACTATAGATCTTGCTGAAAAATTTGAAAAGAAAATAGATAATTTTATAGTTGAAGTTGATGATAATATACTTTTTGATCCAGAAATATTTTACAATTTCAATAAATCACTTATTCACATATTTAGAAATATAATAGTTCATGGGATTGAATATCCACAGGAACGTTCAATATTAGGAAAATCTTACGGTGGGAATATATATTGTAAAGTTTATACTGAAAATAATGAAATACATATAAAAATTTCCGATGATGGTAAAGGTATTGATAAGCAAAAATTAAAAGAGAAGGCTGAGAAAGAAAATATAAAAGAAAAAGATATACTAAATCTTATATTTAGAGATGGAATTACAACGAAAGAAAATCCTGATGAATATGGAGGTAAAGGTGTTGGTTTATCTGCAGTAAAAGAAGAAATTGAAAAACTTAATGGTAAAATACTGGTTTACTCAGAAGAAAATAAAGGGACTACATTTGAGTTTATACTTCCTGAAAATTTTTAA
- the ligA gene encoding NAD-dependent DNA ligase LigA — MIPEDIKKEYEELKKVIEKHNYQYYVLNNPIISDTDYDKLFKKLLQIEKKYPEIITADSPSFRVGGKIISEFKTVQHSIPMLSLDNTYNENEIIDFDNRVKRLLNKENVEYSCELKIDGISIALKYENGYLVQAITRGNGISGDDVTDNVKTIRSIPLKLSEDVTIEVRGEIFMPKKEFLKINEYRESEGLQVFANPRNATAGTIKLLDTSEVAKRHLDSYIYYIISPENYNITTQIDALKYLKKLGFKINENTKLAKNINEVIEYWKYWTENKAKLNYDVDGVVIKVNSFEEQQILGNTARSPRWAIAFKFPAEQAITKVKDIKYQVGSTGVITPVAIFEPVFLEGTTVQRASLHNFEYIKERDIRIGDYVKIEKAGGIIPQVVTVLTEKRTGNEIPIEEPKECPVCGGKVGKLNPEEVAIRCLNPLCKAKLKRNLEVWVSRDAMNIQGLGPKLIDRMVEAKLIEKIPDLYKLDHFKLATLGHGIGPKMISNILQQIENSKNRGLDRVLYAIGIPNVGKKIAKDLAKKFKTIDNLMNANYDELLSIEGIGEDIAQQIYDFFKDPHVKEIIEELKEAGVSLTYETEENTEGVFSGMTICATGELERMPRSKLKELIEKNGGIFKDTVTKKLNLLVVGKNAGSKLQKAQKFGIPIMTEEEFFEKYKI, encoded by the coding sequence ATGATACCAGAAGACATAAAAAAGGAATATGAAGAACTTAAAAAAGTTATAGAAAAACATAATTATCAATATTATGTGTTGAATAATCCTATTATAAGCGATACGGATTATGATAAATTATTTAAAAAATTACTTCAAATAGAAAAGAAATATCCTGAAATAATTACAGCTGATTCACCTTCTTTTAGGGTTGGCGGTAAAATTATCAGTGAATTTAAAACTGTTCAGCATTCTATTCCAATGCTCAGTCTTGACAACACATATAATGAAAATGAAATAATAGACTTTGATAATAGAGTCAAAAGATTATTAAACAAAGAAAATGTCGAATATTCCTGTGAATTAAAAATTGACGGTATATCAATTGCCTTAAAATATGAAAATGGATATTTAGTTCAGGCTATAACGAGGGGAAACGGAATTTCAGGTGACGATGTAACAGATAATGTAAAAACTATAAGAAGTATTCCTTTAAAACTTTCTGAAGATGTAACTATTGAAGTTAGAGGCGAGATATTTATGCCCAAAAAAGAATTCTTGAAAATAAATGAATATAGGGAAAGTGAAGGGCTTCAGGTATTTGCAAATCCGAGAAATGCAACTGCTGGAACAATTAAATTATTGGATACCTCGGAAGTTGCCAAAAGACATCTTGATTCATATATATATTATATAATTTCACCGGAAAATTACAATATAACAACTCAAATTGATGCTTTAAAATATTTAAAAAAATTAGGATTTAAAATAAATGAAAATACAAAACTTGCTAAAAATATAAATGAAGTTATCGAATACTGGAAATATTGGACAGAAAATAAAGCAAAGTTAAATTATGATGTAGATGGCGTTGTAATAAAAGTTAATAGTTTTGAAGAACAACAAATTCTTGGAAATACCGCTCGTTCTCCAAGGTGGGCTATAGCATTTAAATTTCCTGCAGAACAGGCTATAACTAAAGTAAAGGACATAAAATATCAGGTGGGTAGTACTGGAGTAATAACTCCCGTTGCTATATTTGAACCTGTTTTTTTAGAAGGCACTACTGTTCAAAGAGCAAGTTTGCATAATTTTGAATATATAAAGGAAAGAGATATAAGGATTGGGGATTATGTAAAAATAGAAAAAGCAGGAGGGATTATTCCTCAAGTTGTTACAGTGCTCACAGAAAAAAGAACAGGTAATGAAATTCCAATAGAAGAACCAAAAGAATGTCCAGTATGTGGTGGAAAGGTTGGGAAATTAAATCCTGAGGAAGTAGCTATAAGATGTTTAAATCCTCTGTGTAAAGCAAAGCTAAAAAGAAATCTTGAAGTTTGGGTTTCAAGAGATGCAATGAATATACAGGGACTTGGACCTAAATTAATTGATAGAATGGTTGAAGCTAAATTAATTGAAAAAATACCTGATTTATATAAATTAGACCATTTTAAACTTGCAACATTAGGTCATGGAATTGGTCCAAAGATGATAAGTAATATACTTCAACAAATTGAAAATTCAAAAAACAGGGGATTAGATAGAGTATTATATGCTATAGGAATTCCTAATGTTGGTAAAAAAATAGCAAAAGACCTTGCTAAAAAATTTAAAACAATAGATAATCTTATGAATGCAAATTATGATGAACTTCTTTCAATTGAGGGAATTGGAGAAGATATTGCACAACAGATTTATGATTTCTTTAAAGATCCACATGTAAAAGAAATTATAGAAGAATTAAAAGAAGCTGGAGTTTCTCTAACATATGAAACAGAAGAAAATACAGAAGGTGTCTTTTCTGGAATGACAATATGTGCAACAGGTGAATTGGAAAGAATGCCAAGAAGTAAATTGAAAGAGTTAATTGAAAAAAATGGAGGTATTTTTAAAGATACAGTAACTAAGAAGCTCAACCTTTTGGTAGTTGGGAAAAATGCAGGAAGCAAACTACAAAAAGCACAGAAATTTGGAATTCCAATAATGACAGAAGAAGAATTTTTTGAAAAATATAAAATATAA